The following coding sequences are from one Streptomyces dengpaensis window:
- a CDS encoding ABC transporter permease: MLRFLLRRTFGAMLILLLISLATFLMYYAIPQDPATLSCGKNCTPDAVAIIHKNLGLDDPLWVQYWKFLSGVFVGRDFAVGHCPAPCFGVSFRDQEMVWDTIMDRFPLTLSLTLGGLIVFLFVGLGTGLIAARYRGTWLDKTASSVSLVLSSFQIYFLGPIVLGIFVYSTGWLDKPKYVPFTENPAAWFMGLLIPWVVMSVIFTANYTRMARSTMIEQLQEEHVRAARAKGMTGRYVFFRYAWRGSLIPIVTILGIDISALLGGGIVTEFTFGLAGIGRLAVESVVGKDLPKLMGVMLFSAAFILLLNVIVDALYALIDPRVRLS; the protein is encoded by the coding sequence ATGCTTCGATTTCTCCTTCGCCGGACGTTCGGCGCGATGCTCATCCTCCTGCTGATCAGCCTCGCCACGTTCCTCATGTACTACGCCATCCCCCAGGATCCGGCGACGCTTTCCTGCGGCAAGAACTGCACACCGGACGCGGTGGCGATCATCCACAAGAACCTGGGCCTGGACGATCCCCTGTGGGTGCAGTACTGGAAGTTCCTCTCCGGCGTGTTCGTCGGGCGCGACTTCGCCGTGGGCCATTGCCCCGCCCCCTGCTTCGGCGTGTCCTTCCGGGACCAGGAGATGGTCTGGGACACGATCATGGACCGGTTCCCGCTGACGCTGTCCCTCACCCTCGGCGGCCTCATCGTCTTCCTCTTCGTCGGCCTCGGCACCGGCCTCATCGCCGCCCGCTACCGCGGAACCTGGCTCGACAAGACGGCCTCCAGCGTCTCGCTGGTGCTCAGCTCGTTCCAGATCTACTTCCTCGGCCCGATCGTCCTCGGCATCTTCGTCTACAGCACCGGCTGGCTGGACAAGCCGAAGTACGTGCCGTTCACCGAGAATCCGGCGGCGTGGTTCATGGGCCTGCTGATCCCCTGGGTCGTCATGTCCGTGATCTTCACCGCCAACTACACCCGTATGGCGCGCTCGACGATGATCGAGCAACTCCAGGAAGAGCATGTGCGCGCGGCCCGCGCCAAGGGCATGACCGGCAGATACGTCTTCTTCCGTTACGCCTGGCGCGGCTCCCTCATCCCCATCGTCACCATCCTCGGCATCGACATTTCCGCGCTGCTCGGCGGCGGCATCGTCACCGAGTTCACCTTCGGCCTCGCGGGCATCGGCCGGCTCGCCGTGGAGTCCGTCGTCGGCAAGGACCTGCCGAAACTCATGGGCGTGATGCTCTTCAGCGCCGCGTTCATTCTCTTGCTCAACGTCATCGTGGATGCGTTGTACGCCCTGATCGACCCGCGTGTGCGGCTGTCTTAG
- a CDS encoding ABC transporter ATP-binding protein: protein MRVRDLTKYFPVKGGFPIRRTIGAVQAVDGVSFDVFPGESLGLVGESGCGKSTTGRLLTRLLEPTQGTISYRGKDISRSSRRELSPIRSEIQMIFQDPYASLNPRQTVGTIISSPMEINGVNPPGGREARVRELLETVGLNPEHYNRFPHEFSGGQRQRIGVARALALSPKLIVADEPVSALDVSIQAQVVNLLQKVQREMGIAFVFIAHDLAVVRHFSQRVAVMYLGKIVEIADRTSLYTGPRHPYTHALMSAVPEADIDAEKKERIRLEGDVPSPISPPSGCRFRTRCWKAQDKCANEEPPLIQLSGNADGHLTACHFPEDPTIEARAEDIVLDPALVALEEEIAEGAED from the coding sequence ATGCGGGTGCGCGACCTGACGAAGTACTTCCCGGTGAAGGGCGGCTTCCCGATCCGCCGCACGATCGGCGCCGTACAGGCCGTGGACGGCGTCTCCTTCGACGTCTTCCCCGGCGAGAGCCTGGGCCTGGTCGGCGAGTCGGGCTGCGGCAAGTCCACGACGGGACGGCTGCTGACGCGTCTCCTGGAGCCCACGCAGGGCACGATCTCGTACCGGGGCAAGGACATCAGCCGCTCCAGCCGGCGGGAGCTGTCCCCGATCCGCTCCGAGATCCAGATGATCTTCCAGGATCCGTACGCCTCCCTGAATCCGCGCCAGACGGTCGGTACGATCATCTCCTCTCCCATGGAGATCAACGGCGTCAATCCGCCGGGAGGCCGGGAGGCCCGCGTCCGCGAGCTGCTGGAGACGGTCGGCCTCAACCCCGAGCACTACAACCGCTTCCCGCACGAATTCTCCGGCGGTCAGCGCCAACGCATCGGCGTGGCACGGGCGTTGGCGCTCTCGCCGAAGCTGATCGTGGCGGACGAACCGGTCTCGGCGCTCGACGTGTCGATCCAGGCGCAGGTGGTGAACCTGCTCCAGAAGGTCCAGCGGGAGATGGGCATCGCGTTTGTCTTCATCGCCCACGACCTCGCCGTCGTCCGCCACTTCTCGCAGCGCGTGGCGGTCATGTACCTCGGCAAGATCGTGGAGATCGCCGACCGTACGTCGCTGTACACCGGCCCGCGCCACCCGTACACCCACGCCCTCATGTCGGCCGTCCCCGAGGCGGACATCGACGCCGAGAAGAAGGAACGCATCCGCCTGGAGGGCGACGTCCCCTCCCCGATCTCACCGCCCTCCGGCTGCCGCTTCCGCACCCGCTGCTGGAAGGCGCAGGACAAGTGCGCGAACGAAGAGCCTCCGCTGATCCAGCTGTCGGGCAACGCGGACGGCCATTTGACGGCCTGCCACTTCCCGGAGGACCCGACGATCGAGGCACGGGCGGAGGACATCGTGCTGGACCCGGCGCTGGTGGCGCTGGAGGAGGAGATCGCGGAGGGGGCGGAGGACTAG
- a CDS encoding ABC transporter ATP-binding protein gives MTTLTKPEDAPAPTGSDAFLSVRDLHVRFSTEDGVVKAVDGLSFDLERGTTLGIVGESGSGKSVTNLTVLGLHNPRTTTIEGEIVLDGKELITATEPELEKLRGNKMAMIFQDALTALSPYYTVGRQIGEPFRKHTGASKREARDRAIEMLTKVGIPDAKGRVDDYPHQFSGGMRQRAMIAMSLVCNPDLLIADEPTTALDVTVQAQILDLLKDLQQEFGSAIIMITHDLGVVANMADDLLVMYAGRAVERGTVREVLKSPQHPYTWGLLASMPRLAADVDEPLTPIPGAPPSLLNPPSGCPFHPRCAFRGEVEGSDRCVDVRPELPVGRGAACHLTLDQKSRIFTETIRPRLG, from the coding sequence GTGACCACACTCACCAAGCCCGAGGACGCCCCGGCTCCCACCGGGTCCGACGCGTTCCTGTCGGTCCGCGACCTGCATGTGCGGTTCTCCACGGAGGACGGCGTCGTCAAGGCGGTCGACGGTCTCTCCTTCGACCTGGAGCGCGGCACGACGCTCGGCATCGTCGGCGAGTCAGGGTCCGGGAAGTCCGTCACCAACCTGACCGTCCTGGGCCTGCACAACCCGCGGACCACCACGATCGAGGGCGAGATCGTCCTCGACGGCAAGGAACTGATCACCGCCACCGAGCCCGAGCTGGAGAAGCTGCGCGGCAACAAGATGGCGATGATCTTCCAGGACGCGCTGACCGCGTTGTCGCCGTACTACACGGTGGGGCGGCAGATCGGCGAGCCGTTCCGCAAGCACACCGGGGCCTCCAAGAGGGAGGCGCGGGACCGGGCGATCGAGATGCTGACGAAGGTCGGCATCCCCGACGCCAAAGGGCGCGTGGACGACTATCCGCACCAGTTCTCCGGCGGTATGCGCCAGCGCGCGATGATCGCGATGTCGCTGGTCTGCAACCCGGACCTGCTGATCGCCGACGAGCCGACGACCGCCCTGGACGTGACCGTCCAAGCGCAGATCCTGGACCTCCTGAAGGACCTCCAGCAGGAGTTCGGATCCGCGATCATCATGATCACCCACGACCTCGGGGTGGTCGCCAACATGGCGGACGACCTGCTCGTGATGTACGCGGGCCGGGCGGTCGAACGCGGCACGGTCCGCGAGGTCCTCAAGTCCCCGCAACACCCGTACACCTGGGGCCTGCTGGCATCCATGCCGCGCCTTGCCGCGGACGTGGACGAGCCGCTGACCCCCATCCCGGGCGCGCCCCCGTCGCTGCTGAACCCTCCCTCGGGGTGCCCGTTCCATCCGCGCTGCGCCTTCCGCGGCGAGGTCGAGGGCTCCGACCGCTGCGTGGACGTCCGGCCCGAACTGCCGGTGGGGCGCGGCGCCGCCTGCCACCTCACCCTGGACCAGAAGAGCCGTATCTTCACCGAGACGATTCGGCCCAGGCTGGGCTGA
- a CDS encoding class I SAM-dependent DNA methyltransferase: MADRSFTDPSLAALYDALNPWGPSDDFYLDLVMSARSVLDVGCGTGRLLERARVAGHEGRLCGLDPAAAILVQARRRGAAVEWVLGDLLSTWWEREFDLVVMTGHAFQVLVGDEELRSCLAAIRRALTDDGRFVFETLNPAVRAWERWTPDRVREVTDADGEVVRVWHEVETPVSRDRVTFTENFDHPRWERPQVSRSTLRFLGPDALDRFLTEAGLVVAERYGDWGRGPLTPTSPEIITVARPGTP; this comes from the coding sequence GGCTGACCGTTCGTTCACTGACCCCTCGCTCGCTGCCCTGTACGACGCCCTCAACCCATGGGGGCCGAGTGACGACTTCTACCTGGACCTGGTGATGTCCGCGCGGTCCGTGCTCGATGTCGGGTGCGGGACGGGGCGGCTGTTGGAGCGGGCACGCGTGGCCGGGCACGAGGGGCGGCTCTGCGGGCTCGACCCCGCCGCGGCCATACTGGTGCAGGCGCGGCGGCGAGGAGCCGCCGTGGAGTGGGTGCTCGGGGATCTCCTCTCCACGTGGTGGGAGCGGGAGTTCGACCTCGTCGTGATGACCGGGCACGCCTTCCAAGTGCTCGTCGGGGACGAGGAGTTGCGCTCCTGCCTCGCGGCGATTCGGCGTGCCCTCACCGACGACGGCCGGTTCGTCTTCGAGACGCTGAATCCCGCCGTCCGGGCGTGGGAGAGGTGGACCCCGGACCGCGTGCGGGAGGTCACGGACGCCGACGGCGAGGTCGTACGGGTCTGGCACGAGGTCGAGACGCCCGTGAGCCGCGATCGGGTGACGTTCACCGAGAACTTCGACCATCCGAGGTGGGAACGGCCGCAGGTCAGTCGCAGCACGCTGCGGTTCCTGGGCCCGGACGCCCTGGACCGGTTCCTCACCGAGGCCGGGCTCGTCGTGGCGGAGCGGTACGGGGACTGGGGGCGGGGGCCGCTGACCCCCACCTCCCCCGAGATCATCACCGTGGCCCGACCCGGGACGCCCTAG